In a single window of the Synergistaceae bacterium genome:
- a CDS encoding class I SAM-dependent methyltransferase gives MESGVRSQESGQEQEFDSFAENYSSEVDNELSAVLKGNPHEYFNQYKIFYLRKIFNSQQKLTSNPLKILDYGCGVGLFSKTIYDAFNNIIIHGFDVSSKSIDQVPEEIRTGRNFFTSNLAELDSDYDIALLITVLHHVVPESERPGKIFISVLSPAEN, from the coding sequence ATGGAGTCAGGAGTCAGGAGTCAGGAGTCAGGACAAGAACAAGAATTTGACTCATTTGCAGAGAACTATTCAAGCGAAGTAGATAACGAATTATCTGCAGTTCTTAAGGGCAACCCGCACGAATATTTTAATCAATACAAAATTTTTTATCTCAGGAAGATATTTAATTCTCAACAAAAATTGACTTCAAATCCTCTGAAAATTTTAGATTACGGCTGCGGGGTCGGGCTATTCTCTAAAACTATTTATGACGCATTTAATAATATTATTATTCACGGATTCGATGTCAGCAGCAAAAGTATTGATCAAGTCCCTGAAGAGATTCGCACTGGGAGAAATTTTTTCACGAGTAATCTTGCTGAATTAGATTCGGACTATGATATTGCTTTATTAATCACAGTTTTACATCACGTTGTCCCCGAGTCCGAGCGTCCCGGCAAAATATTTATAAGCGTCTTAAGCCCGGCGGAAAATTAA